A region from the Cryptosporangium arvum DSM 44712 genome encodes:
- a CDS encoding fibronectin type III domain-containing protein produces the protein MGAWRGRLSAVVALCLVVVSGVVVSGLWFSGARAAAPASSVGSDFWVAFSSNSSTSAVALFLYVTGAEATTGTVTWPNGTSTAFGVTPGAPTRIPVDATLAASGADATTNVGIHVTAAKPVSVQGLNSNTTSADGFTALPTAHLGTRYRAASYGTVSASCPSRLIVVGTQDGTAVTVTPYARLGARTAGTPYVVTVNRGEAYTVTAGVGYDVTGSLVTAVAPVAVFAGNDCGVIGSGGGSDQLFEQLPPVSAWGTTFLPVRFAKDAGGDPVRVVADADGTVVRVNGTVVATLSAGQTFEQVLGTTGNSGTVIATSRPALAAQYLVRGAYTGWGLNGTYGDPAMTLVPPAEQYLAEYAFSVPVYLPDTPQTVFPFNAMNLTVPAGAVSSVRLDGAPLAAGSFAPVGSSGFSSAQVRVGEGPHVVRADARFGVVVYGSHNYVSYAYPGGAGLTPVGTVTSVTPDLATQTVATGASACVTAAVGAAGVYVGFRVGGANPGEGEVMSEADGTARFCATGAVDGTDTVTITAGAASALATIVRTAPAPSVTPSDSASASPGSVPSPTVTPVATTTAVVTTTGPVSSATGTSGPGVTTPPATTPVAPGTVAPTSVVPGTPGPGTPGPGTPVTPSVVPASPVPTSPMPGSPGPGSPGPGSPGPTSTASESVGPGTPTPWSPGPGSPDTGSPGPAPSPGVRRPDAPARPRVVAGDQAIAVTWSPPATHGAPVSAYTATAQPGGEACTVAAPATGCVLGNLTNTTVYRVSVSALSPAGASPPSPMSAPATPADLLGPAAHLTGSRRDGTLTLTAVGFRPDDPVAFWLRSTPVLLGTAVADRTGRATFRTRLPAGIHGHHIVTAQGNALSGHPLSRALPLDSGPGLPLTGEAVLRSAAAGLLLLAAGLAVRATTRRRQPRLTAPNHPGRPRIKPQ, from the coding sequence ATGGGCGCTTGGCGGGGACGACTCAGCGCAGTGGTCGCGCTGTGCCTCGTCGTGGTGTCCGGGGTCGTGGTGTCCGGGCTCTGGTTCTCGGGCGCGCGGGCGGCGGCTCCCGCGTCGAGCGTCGGCAGTGACTTCTGGGTGGCGTTCAGCAGCAACTCGTCGACGAGTGCGGTGGCCTTGTTCTTGTACGTGACCGGCGCGGAGGCCACGACCGGGACGGTGACCTGGCCCAACGGCACGTCGACCGCGTTCGGTGTCACTCCGGGCGCGCCCACCCGCATCCCGGTGGACGCCACGCTCGCGGCCTCGGGCGCCGACGCCACCACGAACGTCGGCATCCACGTCACGGCCGCGAAACCGGTGAGCGTGCAGGGTCTGAACTCCAACACGACGAGCGCGGACGGGTTCACCGCGCTGCCCACCGCGCACCTCGGCACGCGCTACCGGGCGGCGTCCTACGGCACGGTCAGCGCGTCCTGCCCGAGCCGCCTGATCGTGGTCGGCACGCAGGACGGCACCGCGGTGACCGTCACGCCGTACGCGCGTCTGGGCGCGCGCACGGCCGGGACACCGTACGTCGTGACCGTGAACCGGGGTGAGGCGTACACGGTGACCGCCGGGGTGGGCTACGACGTCACCGGGTCGCTGGTGACCGCCGTGGCGCCGGTCGCGGTGTTCGCCGGCAACGACTGCGGGGTGATCGGGTCCGGCGGCGGATCGGATCAGCTGTTCGAACAGCTGCCGCCGGTGTCGGCCTGGGGGACGACGTTCCTGCCGGTGCGGTTCGCGAAGGACGCCGGGGGCGACCCGGTGCGGGTGGTGGCCGACGCCGACGGCACCGTCGTGCGCGTGAACGGCACGGTCGTGGCGACGCTCTCGGCCGGACAGACGTTCGAGCAGGTGCTGGGGACCACCGGCAACAGCGGGACGGTGATCGCGACCAGCCGGCCGGCCCTGGCCGCGCAGTACCTGGTGCGCGGCGCGTACACCGGCTGGGGCCTGAACGGGACCTACGGCGACCCCGCGATGACGCTCGTGCCGCCGGCCGAGCAGTACCTCGCGGAGTACGCGTTCAGCGTGCCCGTGTACCTGCCCGACACCCCGCAGACCGTGTTCCCGTTCAACGCGATGAACCTGACCGTGCCGGCCGGGGCGGTGAGCAGCGTCCGGCTGGACGGGGCCCCGCTGGCCGCCGGGTCGTTCGCGCCGGTGGGTTCGAGCGGGTTCTCCTCGGCGCAGGTGCGCGTCGGCGAGGGACCACACGTCGTCCGGGCCGACGCTCGCTTCGGCGTGGTCGTGTACGGCTCGCACAACTACGTGTCGTACGCGTATCCGGGTGGCGCGGGGTTGACGCCGGTCGGGACCGTGACGTCGGTGACGCCGGACCTGGCCACGCAGACCGTGGCCACCGGCGCGAGCGCGTGCGTCACCGCCGCGGTGGGGGCGGCGGGGGTGTACGTGGGCTTCCGGGTCGGTGGCGCCAATCCCGGGGAGGGGGAGGTGATGAGTGAGGCCGACGGGACCGCCCGCTTCTGTGCGACGGGGGCGGTGGACGGTACCGACACGGTGACGATCACCGCGGGGGCGGCGAGCGCTCTGGCCACGATCGTTCGCACCGCGCCGGCGCCGTCGGTGACGCCGAGCGACTCCGCTTCGGCGTCGCCGGGGTCGGTGCCGTCGCCGACCGTTACGCCGGTTGCGACGACGACAGCCGTGGTGACGACGACGGGGCCGGTGAGTAGTGCGACTGGGACGAGCGGGCCGGGGGTGACCACTCCTCCGGCGACGACTCCGGTGGCGCCGGGAACGGTGGCGCCGACTTCAGTGGTGCCGGGAACGCCGGGGCCGGGAACGCCGGGTCCGGGAACGCCTGTAACGCCTTCGGTTGTGCCTGCCTCGCCCGTGCCGACCTCGCCTATGCCGGGATCGCCTGGGCCGGGATCGCCTGGGCCGGGATCGCCTGGGCCGACCTCGACGGCCTCGGAGTCGGTGGGGCCGGGAACGCCGACGCCCTGGTCGCCGGGGCCGGGATCGCCCGATACGGGGTCGCCGGGGCCGGCCCCCTCGCCGGGGGTGCGGCGGCCGGATGCGCCCGCGCGACCGCGGGTGGTCGCGGGCGACCAGGCGATCGCGGTGACCTGGAGCCCACCGGCGACCCACGGCGCACCGGTGTCCGCCTACACCGCCACCGCACAGCCCGGCGGCGAGGCCTGCACCGTCGCCGCCCCGGCGACCGGCTGCGTCCTCGGCAACCTCACGAACACCACCGTCTACCGGGTGAGCGTGTCCGCGCTCTCGCCCGCGGGCGCCTCACCGCCCAGCCCCATGAGCGCCCCGGCAACCCCCGCCGACCTCCTCGGCCCGGCCGCCCACCTCACCGGCTCCCGCCGCGACGGCACGCTGACCCTCACCGCGGTCGGCTTCCGCCCGGACGACCCCGTCGCGTTCTGGCTCCGCTCCACCCCGGTCCTCCTCGGCACCGCGGTAGCCGACCGAACCGGACGAGCCACCTTCCGCACCCGGCTACCCGCCGGGATCCACGGTCACCACATCGTCACCGCCCAGGGAAACGCACTCTCCGGCCACCCACTCAGCCGCGCCCTCCCGCTCGACTCCGGCCCGGGCCTGCCCCTCACCGGCGAGGCCGTGCTGCGCTCCGCCGCGGCCGGCCTACTCCTCCTCGCCGCCGGCCTGGCCGTCCGCGCCACCACCCGCCGCCGCCAGCCACGCCTAACCGCCCCGAACCACCCGGGCCGACCCCGAATCAAACCCCAATAG
- a CDS encoding TrmH family RNA methyltransferase: MSAPRVRSPRELRRQRRARPHRCWDHLIAAPLWPLHGANLGTLLRTCDAVGACLAVPRLPWVDEALARGNTLRRPACVHRLGRDVVGWLGTQRAAGSAIVGVELADEAVRLADLPAARRRTVVVLGHEQSGIPPEALEVLDVTVEIPMVGSGASLNVAVAGSLVLYRLAGLL; this comes from the coding sequence GTGAGCGCGCCCCGGGTGCGCAGCCCCCGTGAACTGCGCCGGCAGCGACGCGCCCGGCCGCACCGCTGCTGGGACCATCTGATCGCCGCGCCGCTCTGGCCGTTGCACGGCGCGAACCTCGGCACGCTGCTGCGGACCTGCGACGCGGTCGGCGCGTGCCTGGCCGTGCCGCGCCTGCCCTGGGTCGACGAGGCGCTGGCCCGCGGGAACACGCTCCGGCGGCCGGCGTGCGTGCACCGGCTCGGCCGGGACGTCGTGGGCTGGCTGGGCACGCAGCGTGCGGCCGGCTCGGCGATCGTCGGGGTGGAGCTGGCCGACGAGGCCGTGCGGCTCGCCGATCTGCCGGCCGCGCGCCGCCGGACCGTGGTCGTCCTCGGACACGAGCAGAGCGGCATCCCGCCGGAGGCCCTGGAGGTGCTCGACGTGACGGTGGAGATCCCGATGGTCGGCAGCGGCGCGAGCCTGAACGTCGCGGTGGCCGGTTCGCTGGTGCTGTACCGGCTGGCCGGCCTGCTGTGA
- a CDS encoding SAM-dependent methyltransferase has protein sequence MRPDPEQTGVDLRTDVPHSARIYDYILGGKDNFPPDRAAGDLSLAGWPGVRTSMQQNRYFMNRAVRYLAEKAGIRQFLDVGTGIPTAPNLHDVVQAVAPESRVVYVDNDPIVLAHARALLTSSAEGRTVYVDADLTDPESILSSPEFTDTLDLTQPVALSVIAVVQFIPDEVAYAVVRRLMDRLPSGSFLALSTATGDIGEGIHRAAAAYREQGIFVALRDKGAVEKFFEGYELVDPGVTLTNEWHPDEKALGVPHGDSAMYAGVARKP, from the coding sequence ATGAGGCCCGACCCCGAGCAGACCGGGGTGGACTTACGGACCGACGTACCGCATTCCGCGCGGATCTACGACTACATCCTCGGCGGCAAGGACAACTTCCCGCCGGACCGCGCCGCGGGTGACCTGTCGCTGGCGGGCTGGCCCGGCGTGCGGACGTCGATGCAGCAGAACCGGTACTTCATGAACCGGGCGGTCCGGTACCTGGCCGAGAAGGCCGGCATCCGGCAGTTCCTCGACGTCGGCACCGGCATCCCGACCGCGCCGAACCTGCACGACGTGGTCCAGGCCGTCGCCCCGGAGTCGCGCGTCGTCTACGTCGACAACGACCCGATCGTGCTGGCGCACGCCCGGGCGCTGCTGACGAGTTCGGCCGAGGGCCGGACGGTCTACGTCGACGCCGACCTCACCGACCCGGAGTCGATCCTGTCGTCGCCGGAGTTCACCGACACGCTCGACCTGACGCAGCCGGTGGCGCTCTCGGTGATCGCGGTCGTGCAGTTCATCCCGGACGAGGTCGCCTACGCGGTGGTCCGCCGCCTGATGGACCGGTTGCCGAGCGGAAGTTTCCTCGCGCTCTCGACCGCCACCGGGGACATCGGCGAGGGTATCCACCGGGCGGCCGCGGCGTACCGGGAGCAGGGCATCTTCGTCGCGCTGCGCGACAAGGGCGCGGTGGAGAAGTTCTTCGAGGGCTACGAGCTGGTCGATCCCGGGGTCACGCTCACCAACGAGTGGCACCCGGACGAGAAGGCGCTCGGCGTCCCGCACGGTGACTCCGCGATGTACGCGGGCGTGGCCCGCAAGCCGTGA
- a CDS encoding YnfA family protein, whose product MTVARSLLLFALAALAEIGGAWLIWQGWREHRGVLWIAGGILALGAYGFVATFQPDPNFGRILAAYGGIFVAGSLAWGMVVDKFRPDRWDVIGAAICLVGVAVIMYAPRST is encoded by the coding sequence GTGACCGTCGCGCGATCGTTGCTGCTCTTCGCCCTGGCCGCGCTGGCCGAGATCGGCGGCGCCTGGTTGATCTGGCAGGGCTGGCGCGAACACCGCGGTGTCCTCTGGATCGCCGGCGGCATCCTCGCCCTCGGCGCGTACGGGTTCGTCGCCACGTTCCAGCCCGACCCGAACTTCGGCCGGATCCTCGCCGCGTACGGCGGCATCTTCGTCGCCGGGTCGCTGGCCTGGGGCATGGTCGTCGACAAGTTCCGCCCCGATCGCTGGGACGTGATCGGCGCCGCGATCTGCCTGGTCGGCGTCGCCGTGATCATGTACGCCCCGCGCAGCACCTGA
- a CDS encoding nucleotidyltransferase domain-containing protein, translating to MNTLLLGVVGSTAYGLAHAGSDVDRLGVYAVPTVELHGLRLPIDRAATIVEHDPDRTVHEARKFAMLCLSSNPTVTELLWLPSYERSAPLGEELVGLRGAFASADGVRNAYFGYATAQFKRLLTTGQFQSKMRKRRSKHARHLLRLLDQGYEYYVTGQLRLRVDDPERYREFGDRVAVDPEVARPVLAAAREKFADATSPLPAAPDEPAVEAWLRRVRKEYL from the coding sequence GTGAACACCCTGCTTCTCGGCGTCGTCGGATCGACGGCCTACGGGCTCGCGCACGCGGGCTCCGACGTCGATCGGCTCGGCGTGTACGCCGTGCCCACCGTCGAGCTGCACGGGCTGCGCCTGCCGATCGACCGGGCGGCCACGATCGTCGAGCACGACCCGGACCGCACCGTGCACGAGGCCCGCAAGTTCGCGATGCTCTGCCTGTCGTCGAACCCGACGGTCACCGAGCTGCTCTGGTTGCCCTCCTACGAGCGGTCCGCGCCGCTCGGCGAGGAACTGGTCGGGCTGCGCGGCGCGTTCGCCAGCGCGGACGGCGTCCGCAACGCGTACTTCGGCTACGCCACCGCCCAGTTCAAGCGCCTGCTGACGACCGGTCAGTTCCAGTCGAAGATGCGCAAACGCCGGTCCAAGCACGCGCGGCACCTGCTGCGGCTGCTCGACCAGGGCTACGAGTACTACGTGACCGGGCAGCTGCGGCTGCGCGTCGACGACCCGGAGCGCTACCGCGAGTTCGGCGACCGGGTGGCCGTCGATCCCGAGGTGGCCCGCCCCGTGCTGGCCGCGGCGCGGGAGAAGTTCGCGGACGCGACGTCGCCGCTCCCGGCGGCCCCGGACGAGCCGGCGGTCGAGGCCTGGCTGCGGCGGGTCCGGAAGGAGTACCTGTGA
- a CDS encoding GlxA family transcriptional regulator, with protein sequence MQSVLVVLFDGVQSLDVTGPLEVFAGANRVVPGTYRLATASPGGDPVRASSGLTLVPDVGLAAADTPHTLVVPGGEGTRDLDPDVVDWLRARAGEATRLVSVCTGAFLLAEAGLLDGRRATTHWRVCDTLAKRYPEVGVDPEPIFVRDGPVATSAGVTAGLDLALALVEEDLGREVALHIARHLVMFLRRPGNQAQFSTQLSAQVADRPGLREVQRWIADNPHADLSVEALARRANLSPRQFARAFAAEVGRTPGRYVDAVRLETARRVLEESDESVDVVSRRCGYGTTEAMRRAFVRTLGVAPGDYRRRFAGGHR encoded by the coding sequence ATGCAATCGGTACTGGTCGTGTTGTTCGACGGGGTGCAGAGCCTCGACGTGACCGGCCCGCTCGAGGTCTTCGCCGGGGCGAACCGGGTGGTACCGGGCACCTACCGGCTCGCCACCGCGAGCCCCGGCGGGGACCCGGTGCGGGCGTCCAGCGGGCTGACGCTCGTCCCCGATGTCGGCCTGGCGGCCGCGGACACGCCGCACACGCTCGTCGTCCCCGGCGGGGAAGGCACCCGCGACCTCGATCCGGACGTCGTGGACTGGCTCCGGGCGCGGGCGGGGGAGGCCACCCGGCTGGTCTCGGTGTGCACCGGTGCGTTCCTGCTCGCCGAGGCGGGCCTGCTCGACGGCCGACGGGCGACCACGCACTGGCGGGTGTGCGACACGCTGGCGAAACGCTATCCGGAGGTCGGCGTCGACCCGGAGCCGATCTTCGTCCGGGACGGTCCGGTCGCCACCTCCGCGGGGGTCACCGCCGGGCTCGACCTGGCGCTGGCGCTGGTCGAGGAGGACCTCGGGCGGGAGGTGGCGCTGCACATCGCCCGGCACCTGGTGATGTTCCTGCGCCGGCCGGGCAACCAGGCCCAGTTCTCGACGCAGCTCTCGGCCCAGGTCGCCGACCGGCCCGGGCTGCGTGAGGTGCAACGCTGGATCGCCGACAACCCGCACGCCGACCTGAGCGTCGAGGCGCTCGCCCGCCGCGCGAACCTCTCGCCGCGGCAGTTCGCCCGCGCGTTCGCGGCCGAGGTCGGGCGCACTCCCGGGCGGTACGTCGACGCGGTGCGGCTGGAGACCGCGCGCCGCGTGCTGGAGGAGAGCGACGAGAGCGTCGACGTGGTCTCGCGCCGCTGTGGATACGGGACGACGGAGGCGATGCGCCGTGCCTTCGTCCGGACGCTGGGCGTCGCGCCCGGCGACTATCGGCGCCGATTCGCCGGAGGTCACCGCTGA
- a CDS encoding DJ-1/PfpI family protein has product MLFAILLYPKVTALDAVGPYDVFSKVPGDEVVFVGERTGPVRTEIGSLGLIADATLDEITSPDVVVVPGGHGQADLMSDGPIHDWLRHTDATSTWTTSVCSGSLLLAAAGLLRGRRATSHWLALDQLPAFGAEPTGERVVRDGKYLTAAGVSSGIDMALTLVGLQSGDWVAQAVQLGIEYDPQPPYDAGSPDKAPADVVGYLREKRRFVLTGRD; this is encoded by the coding sequence ATGCTGTTCGCGATCCTGCTCTACCCGAAGGTCACCGCGCTCGACGCGGTCGGCCCCTACGACGTGTTCAGCAAGGTCCCCGGCGACGAGGTCGTGTTCGTCGGGGAGCGGACCGGGCCGGTGCGCACCGAGATCGGCAGCCTCGGCCTGATCGCCGACGCCACGCTCGACGAAATAACGAGCCCAGACGTCGTCGTCGTCCCCGGCGGCCACGGCCAGGCCGACCTGATGTCCGACGGCCCGATCCACGACTGGCTCCGCCACACCGACGCCACCAGCACCTGGACGACGTCGGTGTGCTCGGGTTCGTTGCTGCTGGCCGCGGCCGGGCTGCTGCGCGGGCGGCGCGCGACGTCGCACTGGCTCGCGCTCGACCAGCTCCCGGCCTTCGGCGCCGAGCCGACCGGGGAGCGGGTGGTACGCGACGGCAAGTACCTCACCGCCGCCGGGGTCTCGTCCGGCATCGACATGGCGCTGACCCTGGTCGGCCTCCAGAGCGGCGACTGGGTCGCGCAGGCGGTGCAGCTGGGCATCGAGTACGACCCGCAGCCGCCCTACGACGCCGGCTCGCCGGACAAGGCGCCCGCGGATGTCGTCGGCTACCTGCGCGAAAAGCGCCGTTTCGTGCTCACCGGACGGGATTAG
- a CDS encoding LLM class flavin-dependent oxidoreductase, producing the protein MSMILGAMIFYPGGEHLASWRLPGAEPERYLDLGYYRNFARTAERGGFATLFIADELYVWDRFASGIDHVVNIRPEPFTLLGALSQVTERIGLAATVSTTYNEPFPIARKLASLDFLSEGRAGWNVVTSASDEEAWNFGRDANLDHAVRYRRAAEFIEVVNGLWDSWDDDAFRYDKESGYFADATKLHTLEHRGEFFTVRGPLNIARPPQGRPVIFQAGASEAGRALAGATAEAVFTMGTNAVRGAKILYDDYKARAAANGRNPDHLKVLPALSPVIGETLREAEEYLDRIEALTPERLSLDWLSHYLQFDVSRHPMDERFQPDLSVPTNQVRSVQEQIGRLVGSGTFTLREVNRALLRRRFLVGTPDTIADWMTERYRAGAADGFMLAFSSIPVGVDQFVDLVVPELTKRGVYSGEYRGRTHRENLGLPVPPSRYA; encoded by the coding sequence ATGAGCATGATCCTCGGTGCCATGATCTTCTATCCGGGCGGCGAGCACCTCGCCAGCTGGCGGCTGCCCGGGGCCGAGCCCGAGCGGTACCTGGACCTCGGGTACTACCGGAACTTCGCCCGCACGGCCGAGCGCGGCGGCTTCGCGACGCTGTTCATCGCCGACGAGCTCTACGTCTGGGACCGGTTCGCCTCCGGGATCGACCACGTGGTGAACATCCGCCCGGAGCCCTTCACGCTGCTCGGCGCCCTCTCCCAGGTCACCGAGCGGATCGGGCTCGCCGCGACCGTCTCCACCACCTACAACGAGCCGTTCCCCATCGCCCGCAAACTCGCCTCGCTGGACTTCCTCAGCGAAGGACGAGCCGGCTGGAACGTCGTCACCAGCGCCAGTGACGAGGAGGCCTGGAACTTCGGCCGCGACGCGAACCTCGACCACGCGGTGCGCTACCGGCGGGCCGCGGAGTTCATCGAGGTCGTCAACGGTCTCTGGGACAGCTGGGACGACGACGCGTTCCGCTACGACAAGGAGTCGGGGTACTTCGCCGACGCCACGAAGCTGCACACGCTCGAGCACCGCGGCGAGTTCTTCACCGTCCGCGGCCCGCTGAACATCGCCAGGCCGCCGCAGGGCCGCCCGGTGATCTTCCAGGCCGGGGCGTCGGAGGCGGGCCGGGCGCTGGCCGGCGCCACCGCCGAGGCGGTGTTCACGATGGGCACCAACGCGGTCCGCGGCGCGAAGATCCTCTACGACGACTACAAAGCGCGGGCCGCCGCGAACGGCCGGAACCCCGACCACCTCAAGGTGCTGCCCGCGCTCTCCCCGGTGATCGGCGAGACGCTCCGCGAGGCCGAGGAGTACCTCGACCGGATCGAGGCGCTCACCCCGGAGCGGCTCTCGCTCGACTGGCTGTCGCACTACCTCCAGTTCGACGTCAGCCGGCACCCGATGGACGAGAGGTTCCAGCCCGACCTGTCGGTGCCGACGAACCAGGTGCGCTCGGTGCAGGAGCAGATCGGCCGGCTGGTCGGGTCGGGCACCTTCACGCTGCGCGAGGTCAACCGGGCGCTGCTGCGGCGGCGGTTCCTCGTCGGTACGCCCGACACGATCGCCGACTGGATGACCGAGCGCTACCGGGCCGGCGCGGCCGACGGGTTCATGCTCGCGTTCTCGTCGATCCCGGTCGGCGTCGACCAGTTCGTCGACCTGGTGGTGCCGGAGCTGACGAAGCGGGGTGTCTACTCCGGGGAGTACCGGGGCCGCACCCACCGGGAGAACCTGGGCCTACCGGTGCCCCCCAGCCGCTACGCGTGA
- a CDS encoding arginase family protein has protein sequence MDLILVPFNSSGAADGVARAPSALLDAGLAARLPGARVVDAAVPTGDAARGPSGLASENALAAMVESVSERVLDAWAADRLPVVLGGDCPVLLGALRAADRRGYGAGLVFVDGHEDAWDPHRSPTGEAADSEIALALGWVPGYPPVLRPADLVQLGPRDAAELTGAGQPSLADRVAVLPGERLAAPGGLETAHRMAAGLVARTEHWWLHVDLDVLSTEALPAVDYPQPGGLSWEQLETLTGQLLTIGGCGGLSVTIYNPDLDGGAAADRIASYVADASRVAAGGHR, from the coding sequence GTGGACCTCATCCTGGTGCCGTTCAATTCGTCCGGAGCCGCCGACGGGGTGGCGCGGGCCCCCTCGGCGCTGCTCGACGCCGGTCTGGCCGCCCGCCTGCCCGGCGCACGGGTGGTGGACGCGGCCGTCCCCACCGGCGACGCGGCCCGGGGCCCGAGCGGTCTGGCCTCGGAGAACGCGCTGGCGGCGATGGTGGAGTCGGTGAGCGAGCGGGTGCTCGACGCGTGGGCCGCCGACCGCCTGCCGGTCGTGCTCGGCGGGGACTGCCCGGTGCTGCTGGGGGCGCTCCGCGCCGCCGACCGGCGCGGCTACGGGGCCGGGCTGGTCTTCGTCGACGGTCACGAGGACGCCTGGGACCCGCACCGCTCCCCGACCGGAGAGGCCGCCGACAGCGAGATCGCGCTGGCGCTGGGGTGGGTTCCCGGCTACCCGCCGGTGCTGCGCCCGGCCGACCTGGTCCAGCTCGGCCCGCGCGACGCGGCCGAGCTGACCGGGGCGGGCCAGCCGAGTCTCGCCGACCGGGTCGCCGTGCTCCCCGGCGAGCGGCTGGCCGCCCCCGGTGGCCTCGAGACCGCACACCGGATGGCCGCCGGGCTCGTCGCCCGCACCGAGCACTGGTGGCTGCACGTGGACCTCGACGTGCTGAGCACCGAGGCGCTCCCGGCGGTGGACTACCCGCAGCCCGGCGGGCTGTCCTGGGAGCAGCTGGAGACCCTGACCGGGCAGCTGCTCACGATCGGCGGCTGCGGCGGGCTGAGCGTCACGATCTACAACCCCGACCTCGACGGCGGCGCGGCCGCGGACCGGATCGCGTCCTACGTGGCGGACGCGTCACGCGTAGCGGCTGGGGGGCACCGGTAG